In a genomic window of Gadus chalcogrammus isolate NIFS_2021 chromosome 17, NIFS_Gcha_1.0, whole genome shotgun sequence:
- the men1 gene encoding menin: MGLHSAQKKHFPLRGIDGVFQLFETELRKPEPDLALLSLVLGFVEHFLAVNRVIPINVPGVQFEPLEPDCPNSCFPTVELGMISALHERFTAQIRGAVDLSQYRHPAGGSSRELVKKVSDVIWNSLSRSYFKDRAHIQSLFSLITGTKLDSSGVAFAVVAACQVLGLRDVHLGLSEDHAWVIFGKNGEETAEVTWHGKGNEDRRGQTITTGVNEKSWLYLKGSYMKCNRNMEVAFMVCAINPSLDLHTDSSELLQLQQKLLWLLYDRGDLERYPMAMGTLADLEDQEPIPGKESPIKIHLKAVGSAQKYYNNEHIYPFMYLAGFHYRHRNVRDALGAWAEAAQVMQEYNYFREDEEIYKEFFDIANDVIPTLLKETATESTGEEGEESDKDQPRQAAVFSALQDAECFAHLLRFYDGICKWEEGSPTPVLHVGWATYLVQSLSRFDSQIRQKVSIITKEPDSQDEDDQSSDDPREGRRRGPRRESRLEEQQQGLPSLPTSGAASPPGPLPSAPPKKAAEVGGRRRSSHQGAPRAVDAEGKAKSPRSPSSSNPSSPPPSAQQQGSLGGPVVVFQSEKMKGMKGLLCAAKVNSSAIKLQLTAQSQVQMKRQKSTPAGDYSMSFLKRQRKSL, from the exons ATGGGGCTTCATTCGGCCCAGAAAAAACACTTCCCATTGCGGGGGATCGACGGAGTGTTCCAGCTGTTTGAGACCGAGCTCCGGAAGCCTGAGCCTGACCTGGCCCTTCTGTCCCTTGTGCTTGGCTTTGTGGAGCACTTCCTGGCGGTGAACCGGGTCATCCCCATCAACGTGCCCGGGGTCCAGTTCGAGCCCCTCGAGCCGGACTGCCCGAACTCTTGCTTCCCGACGGTGGAGCTGGGCATGATCTCGGCGCTGCACGAGCGCTTCACGGCCCAGATCCGCGGCGCGGTGGACCTCTCTCAGTACCGGCACCCGGCCGGGGGCTCCAGCCGGGAGCTGGTGAAGAAGGTGTCGGACGTCATCTGGAACAGTCTGAGTCGCTCCTACTTCAAGGACCGCGCCCATATCCAGTCTCTTTTTAGCCTCATCACTG GAACCAAGCTGGACAGCTCCGGCGTGGCGTTTGCGGTGGTGGCGGCCTGCCAGGTACTGGGGCTGCGGGACGTGCACCTCGGGCTGTCGGAGGACCACGCCTGGGTGATCTTCGGGAAGAACGGGGAGGAGACCGCCGAAGTCACCTGGCACGGCAAGGGCAACGAGGACCGACGCGGTCAAACCATCACCACCGGAGTCAACGAAAAG AGCTGGCTTTACCTCAAAGGCTCGTACATGAAGTGTAACCGAAACATGGAGGTGGCCTTCATGGTGTGTGCCATCAACCCTTCGCTGGACCTGCACACGGACAGCTCTGAGCTATTGCAGCTCCAGCAG AAACTCCTGTGGTTGCTCTATGACCGAGGAGACCTGGAAAG ATACCCCATGGCCATGGGAACCCTGGCTGATCTGGAGGACCAGGAACCCATCCCCGGCAAGGAGAGCCCCATCAAGATCCACCTCAAG GCGGTGGGTTCGGCTCAGAAGTACTACAACAACGAGCACATCTACCCCTTCATGTACCTGGCGGGCTTTCACTACAGGCACCGCAACGTGCGCGACGCGCTCGGGGCCTGGGCCGAGGCTGCACAGGTCATGCAAGA ATACAACTACTTCCGCGAGGACGAGGAGATCTACAAGGAGTTCTTCGACATCGCCAACGACGTCATCCCCACCCTGCTGAAGGAGACGGCCACCGAGAGCaccggggaggaaggagaggaatcGGACAAG gACCAACCCCGCCAAGCCGCCGTGTTCTCGGCCCTGCAGGACGCCGAGTGCTTTGCCCACCTGCTGCGCTTCTACGACGGCATCTGTAAGTGGGAGGAGGGCAGCCCCACGCCCGTGCTCCACGTGGGATGGGCCACCTACCTGGTGCAGTCGCTGAGCCGCTTCGACTCACAG atccgCCAGAAGGTGTCCATCATCACCAAGGAGCCCGATTCCCAGGACGAGGACGACCAGTCCAGTGACGACCCCCGGGAGGGCCGGCGGCGGGGGCCCCGTCGCGAGTCCCgcctggaggagcagcagcagggcctCCCCTCCCTGCCTACCTCGGGGGCCGCGTCCCCGCCGGGCCCCCTGCCCTCCGCCCCGCCCAAGAAGGCGGCGGAGGTCGGGGGCCGGCGGCGATCGTCCCACCAGGGGGCCCCCCGTGCGGTGGACGCGGAGGGCAAGGCCAAATCGCCCCGCAGCCCGTCGTCGTCTAACCCCTCGTCGCCGCCCCCCTCGGCCCAGCAACAAGGGTCCCTGGGGGGCCCCGTGGTGGTCTTCCAGAGCGAGAAGATGAAGGGCATGAAGGGGCTCCTGTGCGCGGCGAAGGTCAACTCCAGTGCCATCAAGCTGCAGCTCACGGCCCAGTCGCAGGTCCAGATGAAGAGGCAGAAGAGCACCCCCGCCGGGGACTACTCCATGTCCTTCCTGAAGCGCCAGCGCAAGTCCCTCTGA